In a genomic window of Siphonobacter curvatus:
- a CDS encoding DUF3291 domain-containing protein, whose protein sequence is MISHQLAQVNIVRLLAPLDSAELADYTSSVEPLNTLADGSPGFVWRLQSDTGDATSIQAYEDPMILINLSVWEDVETLKAYTYRSDHATIMKRRREWFAKIKSVTLALWWIEAGTVPTAEQARQRLDFLDQHGPTPFAFTFKTPFDAPV, encoded by the coding sequence ATGATTTCCCATCAATTAGCTCAAGTAAACATCGTTCGCTTACTAGCCCCCTTGGACAGTGCCGAGTTGGCGGACTATACATCCAGTGTGGAACCTCTTAATACCTTAGCCGATGGCAGTCCTGGTTTTGTCTGGCGATTGCAAAGCGATACGGGAGATGCGACGTCTATTCAAGCATACGAGGATCCGATGATTCTGATTAATCTTTCGGTTTGGGAAGATGTAGAAACGCTGAAAGCGTATACGTACCGGTCGGATCACGCCACGATCATGAAACGTCGACGGGAATGGTTTGCTAAAATTAAGTCCGTAACGCTAGCCTTGTGGTGGATTGAAGCAGGCACTGTTCCTACGGCCGAGCAGGCACGGCAGCGACTTGATTTTCTGGATCAACACGGCCCTACGCCCTTTGCCTTTACGTTTAAAACACCGTTTGATGCACCCGTTTGA
- a CDS encoding GNAT family N-acetyltransferase: protein MNAISLETPRLRLRPWQESDQEAFAAMNADPEVMLHFPAPLNRTESGGLMDRFVNHFETHGWGRWAVEERETGKLLGFCGLATVPFQTTFTPAVEIGWRFAREYWGKGYAFEAAQAALRDGFERLHLPEIVSFTVPANVRSYRLMQRLGMQPGNNFEHPKLAVCHPLREHVLYRITRSQFEKDWADQVH, encoded by the coding sequence ATGAACGCTATTTCATTAGAAACACCCCGCCTACGCTTACGACCCTGGCAGGAATCTGATCAGGAAGCTTTTGCGGCCATGAACGCGGATCCCGAAGTCATGCTCCATTTTCCAGCTCCCCTCAACCGTACCGAGAGTGGTGGGTTAATGGATAGATTCGTAAATCATTTCGAAACGCACGGCTGGGGCCGATGGGCGGTGGAAGAACGGGAGACCGGAAAGCTGTTAGGCTTCTGCGGGTTAGCAACCGTACCTTTTCAGACTACTTTCACGCCAGCCGTTGAAATTGGCTGGCGATTTGCCCGGGAATACTGGGGAAAAGGATATGCTTTTGAAGCCGCTCAGGCAGCCCTGCGGGATGGATTTGAACGTCTGCATTTGCCGGAAATCGTTTCCTTTACCGTACCGGCGAACGTACGCTCGTATCGACTGATGCAACGGCTGGGCATGCAACCGGGAAATAATTTTGAGCATCCCAAACTGGCCGTATGTCACCCCTTAAGGGAGCACGTATTGTACCGGATTACTCGTTCGCAATTCGAGAAAGATTGGGCTGATCAGGTCCATTAA
- a CDS encoding glycoside hydrolase family 88/105 protein — protein sequence MMPAFIRNLGIGLFTFAATAGLNAQTAQTSTPLDWAVRMADSDMQRNPKGWMLDFSKEPRWNYCHGLVCTSLEKLWKRQGNPKYYAYIKAYADDMIQPNGTIKTYSLESYNIDWVNPGKFVFALYEKTGDEKYKKALTMLRDQMRTHPRTSEGGFWHKKRYPSQMWLDGLYMATPFLAQYANTFQEPELFDEVARQITLIDQHNKQPGTNLYVHGWDESRTQAWADSLTGRSPHVWGRGMGWYAMTLVDVLDYFPQNHPKRTDILRITKNLAETLQRYQDPATGLWYQVMDAGPKAGNYLESSASTMLAYFLVKAGRQSYASTASLEAGKKAYRGILTHQIRTETDGTLAITDACAGAGLGGTPYRSGTFAYYVQEAKRDNDPKSVGPFILLALEMDQLKSSR from the coding sequence ATGATGCCCGCATTCATTCGAAACCTGGGAATTGGTTTATTTACCTTCGCCGCTACTGCCGGACTAAACGCTCAAACCGCCCAAACTTCGACACCGCTCGACTGGGCCGTTCGTATGGCTGATTCGGACATGCAGCGAAATCCGAAGGGCTGGATGCTGGATTTTTCGAAAGAACCCCGCTGGAATTACTGTCATGGTCTCGTTTGCACGTCCCTGGAGAAACTCTGGAAACGGCAGGGGAACCCCAAATACTACGCCTACATCAAGGCGTACGCCGATGACATGATTCAGCCCAATGGGACCATCAAAACCTACTCGCTGGAATCATACAACATTGACTGGGTCAATCCCGGCAAGTTCGTTTTTGCCCTCTACGAAAAAACGGGTGACGAGAAGTACAAAAAAGCCCTGACGATGTTACGGGACCAAATGCGGACGCATCCCCGAACGAGTGAGGGCGGTTTCTGGCACAAGAAACGCTACCCTTCCCAGATGTGGCTCGATGGGCTGTACATGGCGACCCCATTTCTGGCTCAGTACGCCAATACCTTTCAGGAACCCGAACTTTTCGATGAAGTAGCCCGACAGATCACCCTTATCGATCAGCATAACAAACAGCCCGGTACGAATCTCTACGTTCACGGTTGGGATGAAAGCCGTACGCAAGCCTGGGCCGATTCTCTGACGGGCCGCTCGCCACACGTCTGGGGGCGGGGAATGGGCTGGTATGCCATGACGCTGGTGGATGTACTGGACTATTTTCCCCAAAATCATCCCAAACGAACGGACATTCTCCGCATTACTAAAAATCTGGCTGAAACGCTACAACGCTACCAGGATCCCGCTACGGGGCTGTGGTATCAAGTGATGGACGCCGGACCCAAAGCCGGTAATTATCTGGAATCTTCGGCCTCTACGATGCTGGCTTATTTTCTTGTGAAAGCGGGTCGGCAGAGCTACGCTTCTACGGCTAGTCTGGAAGCTGGCAAGAAAGCCTATCGGGGAATTCTTACCCACCAAATTCGAACGGAAACGGACGGAACCCTGGCCATCACCGATGCCTGTGCGGGAGCAGGGCTGGGCGGTACGCCTTATCGCTCAGGGACTTTTGCCTATTACGTTCAGGAAGCCAAACGCGATAACGATCCCAAATCTGTCGGCCCTTTTATTCTGCTAGCTCTGGAAATGGATCAACTCAAGTCCAGCCGTTAG